The window tgtacggtgacagacacacctccgagtacattaagggcgtgcataattttctcgaagtggctgaggcaaacaagcataATTGTTTTATCttttgtccatgccctatatgtgggaatatgaagtcttactctgactcgaaaatccttcacacccacctgctttataagggtttcatgccacactataatgtttgaaccaagcacggagaaataggggttatgatggaagacagcgaagaagaagaggacgatgacaactatgtgcccccggaatacggtgatgctgcaacgggggaagctgctgaagatcaagaggaaccaggcGATGTGCCCGAcaatgatctccgccgggtcattgttgatgcaaggagacagtgcgaaagtcaaaaggagaagctgaagttcgatcgcatgttagaggatcacaaaaaaggttTGTACCCCAATTGAGAAAGTTAAAAGGAAATGCTGCAGTGGAAGGCGGAGAATggtgtgcctgacaaaggatttgagaagctactgaaaatattgaagaagcttccaaaggataacgaattgcccgacagtatgTATGCAGCAAAGAAGGTTGTGTGCCCTGTAGGATTgcaggtgcagaagatacatgcatgcgctaatgactgcatcctctaccgcggtgcgtacgaggatttgaacgcatgcccggtatgtagtgcattgcggtataagatcagacgagatgaccctagtgatgttgacggcgagcgccccaggaagagggttcctgccaaggtgatgtggtatgctcctataataccacggttgaaacgccCGTTTGGAAACAAAGAGCaggccaagttgatgcgatggcacagagaggaccgtGAGAAAGACGGCAAGTTGAGAGCACctgctgacgggtcgcagtggagaaaaatcgagagaaagtactgggaggagtttgcaggtgatgcaaggaacgtatggtttgttttaagcacggatggcattaatccttttggggagcagagcagcaatcacagcacctggcccgtgagtctatgtatctataaccttcctccttggctgtgcatgaagcggaagttcattatgacgTCAGTTCTCATcgaaggccctaagcaacccagcaacggcattgatgtgtacctaaagCCATTAGTTAAAGAACTTTTACAACTGTGGATTGGAAACgttgtacgtgtgtgggatgagcacaaacaggaggaatttgacctgcatgcgttgtcgtttgtaaccatcaatgatttgcctgctctcagtaacctttctggacagacaaacaagggatacgacgcatgcacacactgtttagatgacaccgaaagtatatataCTTGGAccaatgcaggaagaatgtgtacctggggcatcgtcaatttcttccgaccaaccatcaatgtcgaaagaaaagcaagcatttcaaaggcgaggcagatcaccggaagaagcccaccatgcgtaccggtgatgaCGTACTTTCTATGGTCAATCATTTAAAAGTAATCTtcggaaagggtcccggcggactatctgttccgaatgacgctaaaggacgcgcacccatgtgaaAGAAGAAAtatatattttgggacctaccctacttgAAAGACcaagaggtccgctcttcaatcgacgtaaTGCACGTGATGAAGAACCTAGACTACGCAGTATGTAAGCGAGTTGAAATGATGAGATTCCACATGCAAGGTGTCAGTAAATAAATGTTGAAAGCTTAGTACACCCGGTACGATTGTTTAACAAGTTTGTACGAAGATGAGTAATCAGAACAAAAGTTTGAGAAGCATGGATCCAGTAATAAATCACTATTTTTTTGTTCAAGAGTTAATAGCATTAGTCATCAATATGTGCACCTAGGGATGTAAACAGGGCCCCGGCTAATCCCGTAAACCCACTTATGATCTAACAGTTCAAGAATGTTTATTTATCATTTACATCCCTACGTACATCTGTTAGACTTCGTATTGTAGCCTTATTGTGTAATCCATACCATACTGGTATAGGATTTGTATGAcaccattatatatatatatatatatatatatgtgtgtgtgtgtgtgtgataggCCACCCTATAGAGGGTTGAGCCAGTTCCCCCAAAACCTAAGTTTTACATGGTATCGAGTCTAACCTAGGTCCTCCACTCCACCCGCGGCCGCTGCACCACcaaaaccctaaaccctaggGCTGCTGCCGCCGGCGCCATGACCGCTTCCGCTTCGGGCGCCGCCAGCTCCGGGTCAATCCCCGCGTCGCTTGGCGCCCTCCTCAACCTCCCACCTCGCCCCTGGCTCCGTCGGTGCCTCAGTTCTTCGGCACCACTGCCGTCGGCTCCATATTTTCGGCGCTGATCCCGCTGTCACCGCCCGCGACGGCCTCAGCATCAgtcgtgccgccgccgcccgcgatgGCCCCCTCTGGATCCTCCTCGACACTCGCCGTCATCCCAGCGACCTCGGGGGAGGCGCTGCCCGCGGAGCCACCCGCGGCCTCGCTCACGGCACCACTCGCGGCCGTGATCCCGATCGTTCCCGTGCCGCCACACGCAGCATCGGTCGCCGCTGTGATTCCTTTCGCGGCTCCGCCGACCGCCGCACCTGCTGCCGGCGTCATCACGCCCGCCAGGCGGTTCCACTTCGACAACTTGATCACCATCAGACCCACGTCGGACAACTACCTATTCTGGCGTGCCAAGGTCCTACCGCTGCTCCGCAGCCAGTCTCTCCTAGGGTTTGTGGACGGTTCGCTACCGTGTCCTCCGCAGGTCATCCCTACCTTACACGGCCCGACCATTAACCCGGAACACCGTATGTGGGTGCAGCAGGACCAGGCGATCTTCTCTGCCATCCAGGGCTCCCTCGGCGACGGGGTCGCAGGTCTCTGTCTCCTCGCCGCCACCTCCATGGACGCTTGGACGACCCTGGAGCACGCCTTTGCCCAGGTCTCTAACTCCTGCTCGATGGCCCTTCGCAGTGAGCTCGCGGACATTAAGAAGTTGGACTCCTCCGCCACGACCTACTTCAACAAGATGAAGGTGCTGGCGGACATGCTCACCTCTATCAGTTGGCCGCTCAGCGACGAGGAGTTTGCTGGCTTTTTCATCAAAGGCCTCGACGCCGACTATGACAATATCGCCGAGGCTGTTCACACCGCCAAGCTAGCGATGCCCCCGCACGAGCTCTACTCACGACTTCTCTTCACCGAGCAGCGCGTCGAGGCTCGTCGCTCCTCCGCCACCATCACATCACGGCCGGCAGCCTTCTGGATTTCTCGCGGCCAGCGTCCCCCTGCCCCGTCATCTGGCAAGCCCGCCCCGCCCCCTGCATCGACCTTGGGTGGGGGCCCTAACACTTGGATGGTATGCCATCTATGTGGTCGTGAACGCCATGTCGCCTCCAAGTGTCACCGCCGCTTTCAGAGCAGCTTCCTTGGCATCGGCAATGACGGCAAGGGCAACGAGCGCCAATTTGCGATGGCAGACTTTGGTCCCCCCACCGCCGCCTCGGCTACCCACATCGCCACCGCCCCAGCTGCCCACATCGCCGCCAAGGGCAAGGACCCGCGCGTCGACCAGGGGTACACGCTGTCCTATGCTGTTGATCCAGCCTAGTACATGGACACCGGCGCCACAGATCACATGACGAATGAGCTCAACAAACTCTCCACCTATCAGCCCTACTACGGGCACAATCAGGTTCACACCGCCAATGGTGTAGGTATGCCCATCTCTCAGATTGGCCAAGCATCTCTTTTAACTAGTCATCCCTCTAGGCAGCTCCATCTTCGTAATGTTTTGCAGCTTCCCTCGGTGACTCGTAATCTTTTATTTGTCCCTAAGCTCACCCTTGATAATCATGTCCTATGTGAATTTCACCCTTTTAATCTTTTTGTTAAGGACCGAGCAACCCGGGACGTTCCGCTTAGTGGCCGCTTGAGCCAAGGCTTGTACCGTTTAGAAGATCCATCCGCCCCGTGCATCTTCAGCGGTGTTCGTGTGTCACCTTCCCAGTGGCACTCTCGCTTTGGACATCCTGCCACACCCATCGTTCACCACATACTCCACCGCCATGAGCTGCCATTAGAGTCTAGCAATAAAGAGATGTCTGTGTGTGATGGCTGTCAACAAGGCA is drawn from Aegilops tauschii subsp. strangulata cultivar AL8/78 chromosome 1, Aet v6.0, whole genome shotgun sequence and contains these coding sequences:
- the LOC141026923 gene encoding uncharacterized protein; its protein translation is MWVQQDQAIFSAIQGSLGDGVAGLCLLAATSMDAWTTLEHAFAQVSNSCSMALRSELADIKKLDSSATTYFNKMKVLADMLTSISWPLSDEEFAGFFIKGLDADYDNIAEAVHTAKLAMPPHELYSRLLFTEQRVEARRSSATITSRPAAFWISRGQRPPAPSSGKPAPPPASTLGGGPNTWMVCHLCGRERHVASKCHRRFQSSFLGIGNDGKGNERQFAMADFGPPTAASATHIATAPAAHIAAKGKDPRVDQGYTLSYAVDPA